A part of Prosthecobacter sp. SYSU 5D2 genomic DNA contains:
- a CDS encoding rod shape-determining protein, giving the protein MLGKLFGFVANDIGIDLGTANTLVYVKDHGIVLREPSVVAVKTGTNEVVAVGDDAKRMLGRTPGGITAIRPLKDGVIADFRVTEAMLRHFIRKVHNNRRAMRGPRVVIAVPSGITEVEKRAVKESAEQAGAREVYLIEEPMAAAIGVGLPVQEAAGNMIVDIGGGTTEVAIISLSGIVYSRSVRVAGDELDEAIINYMKRAYNLMIGERTAEEIKLRIGSAFPLGKETTMEVKGRDMVAGLPKTITITSQEVREAMLEPLNAIIDAVRTTLERCPPELSADLVDRGIMLAGGGALLRGLDKLLQEETALPVHVAEDPLSAVGEGTGRVLSELEFLRKVSTTEV; this is encoded by the coding sequence ATGCTCGGCAAACTTTTTGGCTTCGTCGCCAACGATATCGGTATTGACCTCGGAACTGCAAACACCCTCGTTTACGTCAAAGATCATGGCATCGTGCTCCGCGAGCCCTCTGTGGTCGCCGTAAAAACAGGCACCAATGAAGTCGTCGCCGTGGGCGATGATGCAAAACGCATGTTGGGGAGAACCCCTGGCGGCATCACCGCCATCCGTCCTTTGAAAGATGGTGTCATTGCAGACTTCCGTGTGACGGAGGCCATGCTGCGCCACTTTATCCGTAAAGTGCATAACAACCGCCGCGCCATGCGCGGTCCGCGTGTGGTCATCGCCGTGCCTTCCGGCATTACCGAAGTGGAAAAGCGCGCCGTTAAAGAAAGTGCCGAGCAGGCCGGAGCGCGTGAGGTTTACCTCATCGAAGAACCCATGGCTGCTGCCATCGGCGTGGGCCTGCCCGTGCAGGAAGCGGCCGGCAACATGATCGTGGACATTGGCGGCGGCACCACGGAGGTGGCCATCATCTCCCTCAGCGGCATCGTTTACAGCCGCAGCGTACGGGTGGCCGGTGATGAGCTGGACGAGGCCATCATCAATTACATGAAACGTGCCTACAACCTCATGATCGGTGAGCGCACGGCGGAGGAGATCAAACTGCGCATCGGCTCCGCGTTTCCTCTGGGCAAGGAAACCACCATGGAAGTGAAGGGACGCGACATGGTCGCCGGCCTGCCGAAGACCATCACCATCACCAGCCAGGAAGTGCGTGAGGCGATGCTTGAACCTTTGAATGCCATCATTGATGCAGTCCGCACCACGCTGGAGCGCTGCCCGCCGGAGCTCTCCGCCGACCTTGTGGACCGCGGCATCATGCTGGCCGGCGGCGGTGCGCTGCTGCGCGGTCTGGACAAGCTGCTTCAAGAGGAGACCGCACTGCCGGTGCACGTGGCCGAGGATCCTCTCAGCGCCGTGGGCGAAGGCACCGGACGTGTGCTCAGCGAGCTGGAGTTCCTGCGCAAGGTGAGCACCACGGAAGTGTGA
- the mrdA gene encoding penicillin-binding protein 2 produces the protein MVVKYRFRLYLLTLAMMCGFSLLMYRLWTLQIVRHEEFVNKVPEAKQLRARIPGVRGEIKDRNGIVLATNKASFEVRVNLREVYEEYARQCRVKKLDIPTVPFEYMDRGLPRKKQEPDIVRMFQELIIARLEEMGLPAPNYSDALRIHYRSFGGVIPWVYQDSLSFSEFSQFAEHNLGLPGVTVAERGSRVYPFGAMACHIMGYVRLPDDQRVSVEERKGWDYYLPDDYGGAGVEKSFDKYMRGKPGVRTMQVNERGRIVGELSFEEPRKGNDVYLTLDARIQYIAEKALRDGNVGRGSVVVIQPQTGDVLAMASVPSYDPNRFIPSIRQADWDVLTNNLTVPLMNRATRPYVPGSTYKVPIALAGCLAGIQNRNFNCSGSVTYGSKAMQCWIKRQSGGSHGSLNLSDALMRSCNCFFYQYGNSAGIDNITKVGKLLGLGERTGIELEEDMPGILPNPAWLRMTSPRDRWSSGYTANTSIGQGSVEASPLQMASVTAAVASGKSFVPHLLHRVMDHEELVMEHKPVLRSDLSQHFEPKALEMVRKGMWKVVNDSGGTARGARIPGVEVAGKTGTAQNWRRNEKNVRVVDNHTLFITFAPYVNPKYAICILVQGGKSGGGTAAPVAHRVMEQALALENGYQVTPEPLGEVEGNFKLIEGITYSDIGVPLVAAADEDGDTGTDEPANASTDEAPRIRSAPSIRREADQQGTSSASSNRAVKKAEPVRRAPLFNRGNSTDESSPSSPGGGFFRRLFRQ, from the coding sequence ATGGTCGTTAAATACCGCTTCCGTCTCTACTTGCTGACCCTCGCCATGATGTGCGGGTTCAGCCTTCTCATGTACCGCCTCTGGACTCTCCAGATCGTCCGGCATGAAGAGTTCGTGAACAAAGTTCCTGAGGCCAAGCAGCTCCGCGCCCGCATCCCGGGTGTGCGCGGCGAGATCAAGGACCGCAACGGCATCGTACTGGCCACCAACAAGGCCAGCTTCGAAGTGCGTGTGAACCTGCGCGAGGTGTATGAGGAGTATGCACGCCAGTGCCGCGTCAAGAAGTTGGACATCCCCACCGTCCCTTTTGAATACATGGATCGCGGCCTGCCGCGTAAAAAGCAGGAGCCGGACATCGTCCGCATGTTTCAGGAGCTCATCATCGCACGGCTGGAGGAGATGGGCCTCCCCGCACCCAATTATTCAGATGCCCTGCGCATTCATTACCGCAGTTTCGGCGGCGTCATTCCCTGGGTTTACCAGGACAGTCTGTCCTTTTCGGAATTCAGCCAGTTTGCCGAGCACAATCTGGGCCTGCCTGGAGTGACCGTGGCAGAGCGCGGCAGCCGGGTGTACCCCTTTGGCGCTATGGCCTGTCACATCATGGGTTATGTCCGTCTTCCTGACGACCAGCGCGTCTCGGTGGAGGAGCGCAAAGGCTGGGACTACTACCTGCCGGATGATTACGGCGGTGCTGGCGTGGAAAAGAGCTTCGATAAGTACATGCGTGGCAAGCCCGGCGTGCGCACCATGCAGGTGAACGAGCGCGGACGCATCGTTGGCGAGCTCAGCTTTGAAGAGCCGCGCAAAGGCAATGATGTTTATCTCACCCTGGATGCCCGCATCCAGTACATCGCGGAAAAAGCGCTGCGTGACGGCAATGTCGGACGGGGTTCCGTGGTGGTCATCCAGCCACAGACCGGAGATGTGCTGGCGATGGCCTCCGTACCTAGTTACGATCCCAACCGTTTCATCCCCAGCATCCGCCAGGCAGACTGGGATGTGCTGACAAACAATCTCACCGTGCCCCTGATGAACCGGGCCACCCGTCCTTATGTGCCAGGCTCCACCTACAAGGTGCCCATCGCCCTGGCCGGCTGCCTGGCCGGGATTCAGAACCGGAACTTCAATTGCAGCGGCAGTGTCACTTATGGCAGCAAGGCCATGCAATGCTGGATCAAGCGCCAGAGCGGCGGCTCCCATGGATCGCTGAACCTGAGTGATGCGCTCATGCGCTCATGCAACTGCTTCTTTTACCAGTATGGCAACAGCGCCGGCATTGATAACATCACCAAGGTGGGCAAGCTGCTCGGCCTCGGTGAGCGGACAGGGATTGAGCTGGAGGAGGACATGCCCGGCATTCTTCCCAACCCGGCCTGGCTGCGGATGACCAGTCCGAGGGACCGCTGGAGTTCCGGCTACACCGCCAATACTTCCATTGGCCAGGGTTCGGTTGAAGCCTCCCCACTGCAGATGGCCTCGGTGACCGCTGCCGTCGCCTCCGGCAAATCTTTCGTCCCTCATCTTCTGCACCGCGTCATGGATCATGAGGAACTGGTGATGGAGCACAAGCCCGTCCTGCGTTCGGACCTCTCCCAGCACTTCGAGCCCAAGGCCCTGGAAATGGTGCGCAAAGGCATGTGGAAAGTAGTCAATGATTCAGGCGGCACCGCCCGTGGCGCGCGCATCCCGGGTGTGGAGGTCGCTGGTAAAACCGGCACCGCGCAGAACTGGCGCCGCAATGAGAAAAATGTCCGCGTGGTGGACAACCACACCCTGTTCATCACCTTTGCCCCCTACGTTAATCCCAAATATGCCATCTGCATCCTCGTGCAGGGTGGCAAATCCGGAGGCGGCACTGCCGCCCCGGTGGCCCATCGTGTGATGGAGCAGGCGCTGGCCCTGGAAAACGGCTACCAGGTCACCCCGGAGCCGCTCGGAGAGGTGGAGGGGAACTTCAAACTCATCGAGGGAATCACTTATTCTGACATCGGCGTCCCGCTTGTTGCTGCGGCGGACGAAGATGGAGACACGGGCACCGACGAGCCCGCCAATGCATCTACTGACGAGGCGCCCCGCATCCGCAGTGCGCCAAGCATTCGTAGGGAGGCCGACCAGCAAGGGACGTCCAGTGCCAGTTCCAACCGTGCGGTCAAAAAAGCCGAGCCTGTTCGCAGAGCCCCGCTTTTTAACCGTGGAAACAGCACGGACGAATCTTCTCCATCATCCCCCGGTGGTGGTTTTTTCCGTCGGCTATTCCGCCAGTAG
- the hisS gene encoding histidine--tRNA ligase has translation MSALLMASFRTVKGFRDFFPEECALRNYIFDTWRSVARRYGFVEYEAPVVESTDLYRKKSGDEITSQLFCFLDKAEREISLRPEVTPSLARMATTRHRDFKKPMKWFQIGSCFRYEEPQEGRSREFIQFNADILGDASQGTDAELVALAIDVMLAFGIQAEDFIIRLSNRQIWTTFLADNNIAEEHTSSFLQIIDKIERAKHEDTSKKLEAIGLSLDVVRAFMAATDGEHPAFATLRADLSARGLWQYVKIDASIVRGLAYYTGTVFEVFDLKHGLRAVAGGGRYDKLCALMSDGSVDMPAAGFAMGDVVLGILLSKTPGAQLGITDYLNAQQGVEAYVVIADEAQRPHALATVQALRSAGARVDFSFNAQKVNKQFQAAENQKARLAIVFGQEYPQVALKNLVSRSQELVPAEQVVSLVLEELKKPIQGKMIA, from the coding sequence GTGTCCGCCCTTCTAATGGCCTCCTTCCGCACCGTCAAAGGCTTTCGCGACTTCTTCCCCGAGGAGTGTGCGTTGCGCAATTATATCTTCGACACCTGGCGCTCTGTCGCGCGCCGCTATGGGTTTGTCGAATACGAAGCTCCTGTCGTGGAGTCCACCGACCTGTACCGCAAAAAAAGCGGCGACGAGATCACCAGCCAGCTCTTCTGCTTTTTGGACAAGGCTGAGCGGGAAATCTCCCTGCGGCCCGAGGTCACCCCTTCCCTGGCCCGTATGGCCACGACCCGTCATCGCGACTTTAAAAAGCCGATGAAGTGGTTTCAGATCGGCTCCTGCTTCCGCTATGAGGAACCGCAGGAAGGCCGCTCCCGCGAGTTCATCCAGTTCAATGCCGACATCCTGGGCGATGCCAGCCAGGGCACCGATGCGGAACTGGTGGCGCTGGCCATTGATGTGATGCTGGCCTTCGGCATCCAGGCGGAGGATTTCATCATCCGCCTCAGCAACCGCCAGATCTGGACCACCTTCCTGGCGGACAACAACATCGCCGAAGAGCATACCAGCTCCTTCCTCCAGATCATTGACAAGATCGAGCGGGCGAAGCATGAAGACACGTCTAAAAAACTGGAGGCTATCGGTCTCAGCCTTGATGTGGTGCGCGCCTTCATGGCGGCCACCGACGGCGAGCACCCTGCCTTCGCCACGCTGCGGGCGGACCTCAGTGCCCGAGGCCTCTGGCAGTATGTCAAAATTGACGCCAGCATCGTGCGCGGCCTCGCCTATTACACGGGCACCGTTTTTGAAGTCTTCGACCTGAAACACGGCCTGCGTGCCGTCGCAGGTGGCGGACGTTATGACAAGCTGTGCGCGCTGATGAGCGACGGCAGCGTGGACATGCCCGCCGCCGGTTTTGCCATGGGGGATGTGGTGCTCGGCATCCTGCTTTCCAAGACTCCTGGAGCGCAGCTTGGCATCACGGATTATCTCAATGCCCAGCAGGGCGTAGAGGCCTACGTGGTCATCGCCGATGAAGCCCAGCGGCCGCATGCACTGGCTACTGTGCAGGCCCTGCGCAGCGCCGGTGCGCGGGTGGACTTCAGCTTCAATGCGCAAAAAGTGAACAAGCAGTTTCAAGCGGCCGAAAACCAGAAGGCACGCCTGGCCATCGTCTTCGGCCAGGAGTATCCGCAAGTGGCCCTGAAGAACCTCGTCAGCCGCAGCCAGGAACTTGTCCCGGCTGAGCAGGTGGTGAGCCTGGTGTTGGAGGAACTGAAGAAGCCCATTCAGGGCAAAATGATCGCCTGA
- a CDS encoding Rne/Rng family ribonuclease, with amino-acid sequence MPLGIVQRIKEFITGKKDIKSGTRLVINCEKLENRVALLDNGVLEEYTIERVGTSTIVGSIFKGRVKNIEQGLKAMFIDIGLDKNAFLHFWDAIPEALSNQGMEEVTRGGQQKKRKRIEAKDIPDLYPVGSEIMVQVTKGPIGNKGPRVTTNISLAGRLLVLMPQNDQFGISRKVEDPKERARLRKIIEKVNLPESMGLIMRTEAAGKRARHIIRDLSLLIEQWNDIVAKRDGQKAPVCCFQEPELIERTVRDFLTEEIDEVACDDQATVERMQKMAAQISRRAKSRITHYQGQTALFEHYGIQKQIDNAFYRQVWLPCGGYIVIDQTEALVSIDVNTGRNKGAKDQDKLLLDTNLEAAQEVARQLRLRNMGGLIVVDFIDMKHRKDQQAVYKFMLDHLKRDKAKTQVLPISQFGLMEMTRQRLHESLSSALYEPCPYCKGHGQVKTTMTMSVELQRRLIAILGRGKEDQKSLLVIVHPEVMQRLKTEDGELLVDLERKYGARLTFRSDPSLHREEMKLANAATGEEIRN; translated from the coding sequence ATGCCCCTTGGAATTGTGCAACGAATCAAAGAGTTCATCACCGGAAAAAAAGACATCAAAAGCGGCACCCGCCTGGTCATCAACTGTGAAAAGTTGGAGAACCGCGTGGCGCTGCTGGACAACGGTGTGCTGGAGGAATACACGATTGAACGTGTCGGTACCAGCACCATCGTGGGATCCATCTTTAAGGGCCGCGTCAAAAACATCGAGCAGGGCCTGAAGGCCATGTTCATTGACATCGGCTTGGATAAAAACGCCTTCCTGCATTTCTGGGATGCCATTCCTGAAGCCCTTTCCAACCAGGGCATGGAAGAGGTGACGCGCGGTGGCCAGCAGAAAAAGCGCAAGCGCATTGAGGCCAAGGACATCCCGGATCTGTATCCCGTCGGTTCAGAGATCATGGTGCAGGTCACCAAAGGTCCCATCGGCAACAAAGGCCCGCGGGTCACGACCAACATCTCCCTGGCTGGCCGGCTTCTCGTCCTCATGCCGCAGAACGACCAGTTCGGCATTTCCCGCAAGGTGGAAGACCCCAAGGAGCGCGCCCGCCTGCGCAAAATCATCGAAAAGGTCAACCTGCCTGAAAGCATGGGCCTCATCATGCGCACCGAGGCCGCAGGCAAACGTGCCCGCCACATCATTCGTGATCTCAGCCTTCTCATCGAGCAGTGGAATGACATCGTCGCCAAGCGGGACGGCCAGAAAGCCCCCGTCTGCTGCTTCCAGGAGCCGGAGCTTATTGAGCGCACCGTGCGTGACTTCCTCACCGAAGAAATTGACGAAGTGGCCTGTGATGACCAGGCCACTGTCGAGCGCATGCAGAAAATGGCGGCCCAGATTTCCCGCCGTGCCAAGAGTCGCATCACCCATTACCAGGGGCAGACCGCCCTCTTTGAGCACTACGGCATCCAGAAGCAGATTGATAACGCCTTTTACCGCCAGGTCTGGCTGCCTTGCGGCGGCTACATCGTCATTGATCAAACCGAAGCCCTGGTCTCCATTGACGTAAACACTGGACGTAACAAAGGTGCCAAGGACCAAGACAAGCTGCTGCTGGATACCAACCTGGAAGCCGCCCAGGAAGTGGCCCGCCAGCTCCGCCTGCGCAACATGGGCGGACTCATCGTCGTGGACTTCATTGACATGAAGCACCGCAAGGATCAGCAGGCGGTGTACAAGTTCATGCTCGACCATCTGAAGCGTGACAAAGCCAAGACCCAGGTCCTGCCCATCAGCCAGTTTGGCCTCATGGAAATGACCCGCCAGCGCCTGCATGAAAGCCTCAGCAGCGCCCTTTATGAACCCTGCCCCTATTGTAAAGGCCATGGCCAGGTGAAGACCACCATGACCATGAGCGTGGAACTGCAGCGCCGTCTCATCGCCATTCTCGGCCGGGGCAAGGAAGATCAAAAAAGCCTCCTGGTCATCGTCCATCCGGAGGTCATGCAGCGCCTCAAAACGGAGGACGGGGAACTGCTGGTGGACCTGGAGCGCAAATACGGCGCCCGCCTCACTTTCCGCAGCGATCCGAGCCTGCACCGCGAAGAAATGAAACTGGCCAATGCCGCTACAGGAGAAGAAATTCGCAATTGA
- the recF gene encoding DNA replication and repair protein RecF (All proteins in this family for which functions are known are DNA-binding proteins that assist the filamentation of RecA onto DNA for the initiation of recombination or recombinational repair.), with translation MLTDLLLRNFRCFDECRVKLHPEMTVFTGRNAQGKTSLMEAVCVLLRLQSPRTSNRAEVIRLGAKTMLIEGTLGEKKLRCAQSATIRRLAIDGSVCGRSAEYLSHSGRVVWMDHRDMNLLRGSAEHRRRYLDFAASQMFPEYLKALRGYDRALRGRNHVLKRDAVIPWRQADAFAKVMDEFAQVIIARRSELVGMLQPHVSRLHGELSGGSEQALLNYAPSLAEGSLHDRLNELREDEQRNRQTAAGPHRDDLTLMLNDLDATSYASEGQQRSLALALKIAQAHALEHAAGTPPLLLLDDVFGELDAHRRRSLLRLLPAGTQKVITTTNLDWAQGDVMTGQVYEVEAAKVQLVE, from the coding sequence ATGCTGACGGATCTGTTGCTTCGAAATTTTCGCTGCTTTGACGAATGCCGCGTCAAGCTGCATCCGGAGATGACGGTGTTTACCGGTCGCAATGCCCAGGGAAAGACCTCCCTCATGGAGGCAGTGTGCGTGCTTCTGCGGTTGCAGTCGCCGCGCACCAGCAACCGGGCGGAAGTCATCCGCCTGGGGGCCAAGACGATGCTCATTGAGGGAACCCTCGGCGAAAAAAAACTCCGCTGTGCACAGTCGGCCACGATAAGGCGGCTGGCCATTGACGGCAGCGTGTGCGGCCGGTCTGCGGAGTATCTCAGCCATAGCGGGCGGGTGGTGTGGATGGACCACCGGGACATGAACCTGCTGCGCGGCAGTGCGGAGCACCGGCGGCGGTACCTGGACTTTGCTGCCAGCCAGATGTTCCCGGAATATCTGAAGGCGCTCCGCGGTTATGACCGGGCGCTACGCGGGCGGAATCATGTGCTGAAGCGGGATGCGGTCATCCCCTGGCGGCAGGCGGATGCCTTTGCAAAAGTCATGGATGAATTTGCCCAAGTCATCATCGCCCGGCGCAGTGAGCTGGTTGGGATGCTGCAGCCGCACGTGTCCCGCCTCCATGGGGAGCTGAGCGGCGGCAGTGAGCAGGCGCTTTTGAACTATGCCCCCAGCCTGGCAGAGGGCAGCCTGCACGACCGCCTAAATGAGCTGCGCGAGGACGAGCAGCGGAACCGGCAGACCGCCGCCGGGCCGCATCGGGATGACCTGACGCTGATGCTGAATGATCTGGATGCCACCTCCTACGCCTCCGAGGGCCAGCAGCGCAGCCTGGCGCTGGCTTTAAAAATCGCCCAGGCGCACGCCCTGGAACATGCCGCCGGGACACCTCCGTTGCTGCTGCTGGACGATGTCTTTGGCGAGCTGGATGCCCATCGCCGCCGCTCCCTCCTGCGGCTTCTTCCGGCAGGCACCCAGAAGGTCATCACCACCACGAATCTGGACTGGGCGCAGGGGGATGTCATGACTGGGCAGGTGTATGAGGTGGAGGCCGCGAAGGTGCAGCTGGTGGAGTAA
- the mreC gene encoding rod shape-determining protein MreC, with product MKKLNILALLLFIAAVVSVFTLDTPVTRDIQSRTMTVLSPFIHSSAAVEQSVTGSSATVEDPRELARENERLQIEVERLRIISQKYAQTLEENNKLRSQLQFQEAAPFKMTAARVIKRVSSTWWNSMIIDKGALDGLATDSPVISAAGLIGKTGKLAPHMAEIILLTDEMCRVSAKIEGSHEQGILAGERAGLDMRPDLRLRFLSKNILLNPGANVVSTGEGGVFPAGLLIGRVKRFENRDLSGEAIVEPAVDFALLEHVFVVEMQPVTEPEATVETAPQAAVPNQ from the coding sequence ATGAAAAAGCTCAACATCCTGGCGCTGCTGCTCTTCATCGCGGCGGTGGTATCTGTGTTTACTCTGGACACCCCGGTCACACGGGACATTCAGAGCCGCACCATGACCGTGCTCTCACCCTTCATTCATTCGAGTGCGGCGGTGGAGCAGAGTGTCACCGGTTCCTCAGCAACGGTGGAGGACCCTCGTGAGCTGGCACGTGAAAACGAGCGCCTGCAGATCGAGGTGGAACGGCTGCGCATCATCTCCCAAAAGTATGCGCAGACTCTTGAGGAGAATAACAAACTGCGCAGCCAGTTGCAGTTCCAGGAGGCGGCCCCCTTCAAGATGACCGCCGCACGGGTGATCAAGCGCGTCTCTTCTACCTGGTGGAACAGCATGATCATTGACAAGGGGGCGCTGGACGGCCTGGCGACCGACAGTCCGGTCATCAGTGCAGCCGGCCTCATCGGCAAGACCGGCAAGCTGGCTCCGCACATGGCGGAGATCATTCTGCTGACGGATGAAATGTGCCGGGTGTCGGCCAAAATTGAAGGCAGCCATGAGCAGGGCATTTTGGCCGGTGAGCGGGCCGGGCTGGACATGCGTCCTGATCTGCGCCTCCGGTTTCTGAGCAAGAACATCCTTCTCAATCCCGGCGCCAATGTCGTGTCCACAGGTGAAGGCGGCGTTTTCCCGGCCGGTCTTCTCATCGGACGTGTGAAGCGCTTTGAAAACCGGGATCTTTCCGGCGAGGCCATTGTGGAGCCGGCCGTGGACTTTGCGCTTCTGGAGCATGTCTTTGTCGTGGAGATGCAGCCGGTGACGGAGCCGGAGGCAACCGTTGAAACCGCACCGCAGGCGGCTGTGCCGAACCAATGA
- a CDS encoding 2-dehydropantoate 2-reductase: protein MSSAPPIASKIIPSSLGRIAIIGAGAVGCYYGGRLAQHGHDVHFLMRSDYETVVRDGLRITSPQGDARIQVNAHRTTAEIGPCDLIIIAMKVTSNAALLDLIPPLLHENTVLLTLQNGLGNEEFLAQNFGIERVLGGLCFVCINRIAPGVIHHIAQGRINMGEHTRTPLPRTHQIAAEFQRSLIDAHVVESLAAARWQKLVWNIPFNGLSIAAGSIDTETILAAPALEARVRALMAEIIQTATALGHTLPDNLIETMVANTRTMAAYKPSSLIDFLEGREVELEAIWGEPIRQAAGAGLEMPLVQSLYHELKARLG from the coding sequence GTGTCTTCCGCTCCCCCCATCGCGTCCAAAATCATCCCCTCTTCATTAGGCCGCATCGCCATCATCGGTGCCGGGGCCGTCGGCTGTTATTATGGTGGCAGGCTGGCCCAGCATGGGCATGACGTGCATTTCCTGATGCGCAGTGATTATGAAACGGTGGTCCGTGACGGCCTCCGCATCACCAGCCCTCAAGGGGATGCGCGCATCCAAGTCAATGCCCACCGCACAACCGCTGAAATTGGCCCCTGCGACCTCATTATCATCGCCATGAAGGTCACGTCCAATGCCGCCCTGCTGGATCTCATCCCGCCGCTGCTGCATGAAAACACCGTCCTGCTGACACTACAGAACGGCCTCGGCAATGAGGAGTTTCTGGCGCAGAACTTTGGTATCGAGCGTGTGCTCGGCGGCCTCTGTTTCGTCTGCATCAACCGCATCGCGCCGGGTGTCATTCACCACATTGCCCAGGGCCGCATCAACATGGGTGAGCACACCCGTACTCCCCTGCCCCGGACGCATCAAATCGCCGCTGAGTTTCAGCGCAGCCTCATTGATGCCCATGTCGTGGAAAGCCTGGCCGCCGCCCGCTGGCAAAAACTCGTCTGGAACATTCCCTTCAACGGCCTCTCCATCGCCGCCGGAAGCATTGATACCGAGACCATCCTTGCGGCCCCTGCCCTCGAAGCCCGCGTCCGCGCCCTCATGGCGGAGATCATCCAAACCGCCACCGCCCTGGGCCACACCCTGCCGGACAACCTCATCGAGACCATGGTCGCCAACACCCGGACCATGGCCGCCTATAAACCCTCCTCACTCATTGATTTCCTGGAAGGTCGCGAAGTCGAATTGGAGGCCATCTGGGGCGAACCCATCCGCCAGGCTGCCGGTGCAGGCCTGGAGATGCCGCTGGTGCAAAGTCTGTATCATGAACTGAAGGCACGACTGGGCTGA
- a CDS encoding neutral/alkaline non-lysosomal ceramidase N-terminal domain-containing protein, with protein sequence MGRAQDAGAARVFKAGAATSNITPPLGLEIVGNFAPRPIASHVHDELHVRCLVLDDGTTRLAFAVADNISMPRENWDEAKAKIEAATGIPTSNMMFSATHTHSSVSSGSHTNTSLDYRKFIISRIVDGVMRAVTNLEPARIAWGSGQMPQHVFNRRWLLKEGVTETNPFGEKDRAVMNPGGLIRSRLLKPAGPTNPEVYCLSVQALDGRQLALMANYWLHYVGGVPREHLSADYFGEFCRQVEYLLEVERQEPPFVGLLANGPCGDVNNNDYSGKSPAVKYGPYEKIKLVANDLAKEVVKVQKSLKHQDWVPLKAAADELELVVRRPTPEMVARAEAVLARPKETTPVHRHELAYAERTLAARDYKPDRIQTVTQAFSIGELGIAAIPFEVFTEIGLEIKDRSPFPNTFTIELANGSFGYLPTPAHIDLGGYETWLGTNRVEREASVKITAQTLEMLKRVR encoded by the coding sequence GTGGGAAGAGCCCAGGATGCGGGGGCGGCACGCGTGTTCAAAGCAGGTGCGGCGACCAGCAATATCACTCCGCCATTGGGGCTGGAGATTGTCGGAAACTTCGCCCCACGGCCGATCGCCAGCCACGTGCATGATGAACTGCATGTGCGCTGCCTGGTGCTGGATGATGGGACCACCCGGCTGGCGTTTGCGGTGGCGGATAATATTTCCATGCCGCGTGAAAACTGGGACGAGGCCAAGGCCAAGATTGAGGCCGCCACAGGCATTCCCACCAGCAACATGATGTTTTCGGCCACGCATACGCATTCCAGCGTTTCTTCCGGATCCCATACCAATACATCGCTGGACTACCGGAAGTTCATCATTAGCCGCATTGTGGATGGAGTCATGCGTGCGGTGACGAATCTGGAGCCGGCGCGGATCGCGTGGGGTTCTGGTCAGATGCCCCAGCATGTCTTTAACCGCCGCTGGCTGCTGAAAGAGGGCGTGACAGAGACGAATCCTTTCGGTGAAAAGGATCGTGCCGTGATGAATCCGGGTGGTCTGATCCGGTCCCGCCTGCTCAAGCCTGCTGGCCCTACCAATCCAGAGGTGTATTGCCTATCCGTCCAGGCGCTGGATGGCAGGCAACTTGCCCTGATGGCGAATTACTGGCTGCACTATGTTGGCGGGGTGCCACGTGAGCATCTGTCGGCAGACTATTTTGGTGAGTTTTGCCGTCAGGTGGAGTACTTGCTGGAAGTGGAGCGGCAGGAGCCTCCGTTTGTCGGCCTGCTGGCGAACGGCCCTTGTGGAGATGTGAACAACAATGACTACAGCGGCAAGAGCCCCGCAGTGAAATACGGTCCCTATGAAAAGATCAAGCTGGTGGCCAATGACCTGGCGAAAGAAGTCGTCAAGGTCCAGAAGTCGCTGAAGCATCAGGACTGGGTGCCCTTGAAAGCGGCGGCAGATGAGCTGGAGCTCGTGGTGCGGCGGCCCACACCAGAGATGGTTGCGCGCGCTGAAGCTGTCCTGGCCCGGCCCAAAGAGACAACGCCGGTTCATCGCCACGAACTGGCCTACGCGGAGCGGACTCTGGCTGCACGTGATTACAAACCGGACCGCATCCAGACCGTGACGCAGGCTTTCAGCATTGGTGAACTCGGCATCGCGGCCATCCCGTTTGAGGTCTTTACCGAGATCGGCCTGGAGATCAAAGACCGGAGCCCTTTTCCCAACACCTTCACCATTGAGCTGGCCAATGGCAGCTTTGGTTACCTTCCCACTCCTGCGCACATTGACTTGGGAGGTTATGAAACCTGGCTCGGAACCAACCGCGTGGAGCGCGAGGCATCTGTCAAGATCACCGCTCAGACATTGGAGATGCTGAAGCGCGTCCGGTAA